The segment AGCGGCTAACGGCGAAATCGACATGAACGTCGACCACGCCATTGCCATCGCCAAAAACGCCTTGTCATCTGCCTATGCGCATTCCAACACGGCGGAAAAAGCGCAGTTGCGTCAATTTCAAGCCGAGCTTGATGAGCTCACCCACTAAACGGCTGCGGTCTTCCCGCAGCTGTTTCTTTCGCCCGCTCGAGATTTTCCATTGTATTCCGTCCGAAAAACCGCTACACTAAAAGAAGATAATGAATCGCTGTTCACCGGCCAAAATCGTCCGTTCATTCGATGCGGCTATACTATATTCATTTTTGTTCACAAAAAGGGGGACGAACCATGTCCATTCAAATCATCACCGACAGCGGAGCCGATTTGCCGCAATCGTACATCCGCGAGCATCAAATCGCCTTTTTGCCGCTTGTCGTTCATTGGAACGGCCAAGATTACGAAGACGGCATCACGATCGAGCCGAAGCAAGTATATGACGCCATGCGCCAAGGGCATACGGTGAAAACGGCACAGCCAAGCCCACTGGCGATGAAGGAGCTGTTTTTGCCATACGCCAAAGAAAACCGGCCATGCCTTTACATCGCCTTTTCATCGAAATTATCCGGTACATACCAAACAGCGATGGCCGTGCGCAGCGAACTGCTTGGTGAATATCCGGAATTTCGCCTGACAATCATCGACTCGAAATGCGCCTCTCTTGGCCAAGGGCTCGCCGTCATGAAAGCGGTCGAGCTGGCGAAACAAAACACACCGTACAACTTGCTTTGTGAAACGATCGAGGCGTATTGCCGCCATATGGAACACATTTTCACCGTTGACAACTTGGACTACCTCGCGCGCGGCGGCCGCATCAGCAAAACCGCCGCGGCGTTCGGAGGTTTGCTCAACATCAAACCGCTTCTCCATGTCGAAGACGGGGCGCTGATTCCAATCGAAAAATGGCGCGGGCGAAAAAAAGTGTTAAAGCGCATGGTCGAGTTGATGGGCGAGCGCGGCAACGATCTGCAAAAGCAAACGATCGGCATCAGCCATGCCGATGACGAAGAAACCGCCTTGGAGCTGAAACAAATGATCGAAGAAACGCACGGCTGCACGCGCTTTTTCCTCTCCGACATCGGCAGCGCCATCGGCGCACACGCCGGACCGGGGACGATTGCCCTCTTTTTTCTGAACAAATATATTGAGATCTGACGCCTTTCCCGCCGGACAAAACACGGGCGCCTGCACAACACAGGCGCCTGTCCTCATCACCGAAGTTGATCAAGAAGGTTGTAGTAGTAGTACGTTTTGGACCGCATCCGGCCATCCGAGAAAATGAGTTGCTGTTCCTCAAACCGATTCAAATAGCGCCGAACCGTCGCTTCCGGCAAACCGGTCAACTCCGCCATCATGTTCGCGGTAAAAATCGGGTGCTGGAACATGACATTGACAACGGTTCGAATATTATGGCTGTTCACAAGCGCACTTGCCTTTTCCAAATCCTCTTCATACAAATCGTTTACTTTTTGAATCAATCGAACATTTTGTTTCGCTTGTAAATGGACGCATTGCAAGAAAAACTGAATCCATTGCGTCCAGTCGCCTTTGTAGCGGGTATCATTCAAATAGCGGTAATACTTGTGCTTATCCCGTTCAAGCACATCGCTGACAAAAAAGAAAACGCATTTGATTCACGACATCTTCGCTAAGAGGAAGCTTGAAGGGGACAAACGGTTTTCGTTTCATTTTTCATTCCCCTTTACGAACATTTTAGATAAAAAATGATCGTTAAACACCTATATTTACCCTATTACAAACATTTATCTCTATTTTTGTACTTAATTATACTCTGAAGCGAACCATTTGTTAAGAAAAATTCTCCATTTATCTTTCCACAAACTACCTTCCCCTATTTCCATATAGTTCATTTCCATTTACCGCATACTAATGATGGACGATCGAAACAAGGGAGGGCTACCGATGCCAAACACGAGCGACAACGACAAAAAAGCGCGCGACAACCAAGCGAAGCGCCATGAGAAAAACATGATGCGCGAGAAAAACCGCGAAGCCGGGAAGTTCGCGTATTCGAAGAAGACGGATCATTTGTGAGCAAAATGACAAAAAAGGCGGCCGAAACACCGCCTTTTTCACATTGTTCCCCTGCATCAAGTCCCGCTTTCAGCATGGTGCTACATGCCGGCCTCTTCCGGATAAAGGACGAAACTAACCTTCTTGCCCCTTTGATCATTGTTGTCTTTCCTCCCACCTTTTTCTATAATGAAAGTACATCACACGCCCGGGAGGTCGCTTATGTCCAAAGAAAGTTCGTTTGATATCGTATCCAAAGTCGATTTGTCGGAAGTGGCAAACGCCATCAACATCGCCATGAAAGAAATCAAGACGCGCTACGACTTCAAAGGAAGCAAAAGCGACATTTCGCTCGAGAAAGACGAGCTCGTTCTCA is part of the [Flavobacterium] thermophilum genome and harbors:
- a CDS encoding Protein of uncharacterised function (DUF3813), with amino-acid sequence MGNRLFQEARKAVAQAKQAANGEIDMNVDHAIAIAKNALSSAYAHSNTAEKAQLRQFQAELDELTH
- a CDS encoding Fatty acid-binding protein TM_1468, producing MSIQIITDSGADLPQSYIREHQIAFLPLVVHWNGQDYEDGITIEPKQVYDAMRQGHTVKTAQPSPLAMKELFLPYAKENRPCLYIAFSSKLSGTYQTAMAVRSELLGEYPEFRLTIIDSKCASLGQGLAVMKAVELAKQNTPYNLLCETIEAYCRHMEHIFTVDNLDYLARGGRISKTAAAFGGLLNIKPLLHVEDGALIPIEKWRGRKKVLKRMVELMGERGNDLQKQTIGISHADDEETALELKQMIEETHGCTRFFLSDIGSAIGAHAGPGTIALFFLNKYIEI